The following nucleotide sequence is from Sphingomonas panacisoli.
TCGGCATGTTGGCGGCGGCCAGCGCACGGGTCATCATGGCATTCACGGCTTCCTGATTGTTCATTTGCGCGGCGGTGGCGCCGTGCATGAAGCGCGTGAATTCGTCCGACTTGGCGACGCCGCCGCCAAGACTGTTCGCCATCTTCTCCCATTCGCCCAGCATCTCGCGGAACATCGCGGCCGGATCGGTGCTAGTCATGCGCACATCCTGAGTCCGCTTGCCGGATACGTCAAGCGAGCATTTTCGCTGCGGTGGGACGGCACAGCGGCGGCTGCATCGTCACACGTAACCGGTTCTTAGGTCCCGTCTGGCATAGCGGCGACCATGGCTGCCCTGCGCTATCCGCTGATCGATCCCAACCCGCCGCGGCTGAGCGAGCATCTGGACGTGCTGAAGCGGGTCGAGGAATCGGGAATCTACTCCAACAACGGCCCGGAACTGCGCGCGTTCGAAGCGGAAGCGACGGCGAAGCTGTTCGACGGCCAGGGCGCCTGCCTTGGGGTCGGCAACGCCACGCTGGGCCTGATGCTGGCGATCCGGCACGCGATCGGCCGAGCCCCCGGGCACGGCAAGCTCGCTTTGATGCCAGTCTTCACTTTTGCGGCAACCGCGCAGGCGGCCGAATGGTGCGGACTGACGCCGCTGCTCGCCGATATCGATCCCGGCGACTGGACGATGTGCGCGGCGGCCGAAGAGCGGCTGCTGCAACGGCATGGCGATCGGATCGCCGCGGTCATCCCCTATGCGACGTTCGGCACCGCGATCGATCTCGACCGCTATGCCTGGCTGATGCGGCGCTATCAGGTGGGTGTGGTGATCGACGCCGCCGCTTCGCTGGGCACGATCGACGCCGAGGGACAAGGGTTCGGTACCGGTGCGCCGTTCGCGATCGTCTACTCGCTTCACGCCACCAAGACCTTTGCCGTGGCCGAGGGCGGGTTGATCCATTGCGGCGACCCTGCCGTGATCGACGAGCTGCGCCGGATGGGCAATTTCGGGTTCGCCGGCAGCCGAGCGGCGACGATGCCGGGGCTGAACGCCAAGATGCCGGAGATCGTCGCCGCCATGGCGCGGCTCAAGCTCGCCGAGATCGATCGGGTGGTCGCCAGTCGCGCGGAGGTCGAAACGGCCTATCGCGATGTGATGGCCAACGTGACCCTGCAGCAGGTCGCAGGCGAACGCCGTGCGACGCAATTCATGCCGGCACTGCTGCCAGTTCACGTCGATCGCAACCGCGTGATTGCCGCGCTGGCGGCCGAAGGCATCGGTTGCGGCGCGTATTTCAGCCCGCATTTGGGGCAGCAGCCTTGGTTCCGCGACCATGCGCTGGCCGGACCGACACCGGTCGCCGACGACGTCGCCGCGCGCGTCATTTCTCTGCCGATCACCGACGCGATGACCCCGGCGGATGCGCGCGCGATCGCGACACAGGTCGATGCGATCGTCGCCGCGCAAGGCATCTCGACACGCCCGAGTGCAATCGATTCCATGCTGGTGATCGGCGGCGGCCCCGCGGGCACCGCTTTGCTCACCGCAGCGTCGAAGCAGGGCAAGCTCGCGGACCTGGCGCAAGCCGGCCTGACCATCGTCGAACGCGACGACGCGCTCGGCGGCGGACGCCTTGGACGCTACGCCATTTCCTCGGACTCGACCGCAGAGACCTTCCTCAGCGCGGTCAAGGACAACCCGCATCCCGAGATCGCGGCGTTGGTCGATCATCCCGCGGCGCGCCAAGTGGCGAAGTTCGCCGGCGCGCTCGGCGTGCCGCTGGTCGATGCCGGGCCGCTGCTGCGCGTGACCGGCGATCGGCTGGCGCAGATCGTCTCGGCGAACGGTGGTCGCGTCGCAACGGGGCATGAAGTTATCGACGCGCGCCGCCAGCCCGACGGCGGCTGGTCCACGCGCGTGCGGCGACTGTCCGACGGCGCGATTAGCGACCATCGCTCGACAACCATCGTGATCGCGACAGGGGGTCACCAGCCGCTCAATCGTCTCGTCGGCCAGCACGTCGCCGGCGTGCCGCTCCATCAACTCGCCGACGGCAAGCTGATGCAGTCGGACGAATTGCTGGCGCTCGGCGGGCTCGATCGTGCTGCGGATGTGCTGCGCAGCAAACGAAATCCCAAGGTCGTGGTCATCGGCGGCTCGACCAGTGCGCTCGCCAGCGTCGCGTTGATGCTCCGCAGCCGCCCCGGCATCGCGTTCGGCGCCGGCGGGATCACCCTGCTCCATCGACGCCCGCTTCGCCCCTTCTATCACAGCGCCGAGGCCGCGCGCGCCGACAGCTTCGACGACTTCACCGACGACGACATCTGCCCGGTATCGGGCTTCGTCTACCGCCTCGGCGGCTTCCGGCTCGAAGCGCGCGAGCTCGTGCTGCGGATGCTGCAGGTCGATGGCCGCGCGCCCGATCCGCGTGTCGCGTCGCACCTGATTGGCGACAACGAGAACGCCGCGCGGCGGATGATCGAAGATGCCGATCTCGTCATCGGGGCGCTCGGCTATCGCCCGCACGCGCTGCCGCTGTTCGACGTCGCCGGCCAACCGATCGCACTCGCCGCGCATGACGGCCGGCCGATGGTCGATCCGCATTGCCGCGTGCTCGATGCGAACGACCGACCGATCCCGGGCGTATTCGGCATCGGCCTTGCCGCCGGCTTCGTCCCGTGGGGCCGCCTCGGCGGCGAGGCAAGCTTCAGGGGCCAGGCCAACGGCTTGTGGTTGTGGCAGAACGACGTTGGGCAAATGATCGTCGATCAAGTGCTCGGCGAACAGGAGCGCGCGGTCGCATGAACCAGCCGGTCGTCAGCGTCGTCATGGCGGCGTATAACGGTGCTGACCTGATCGGCGAGACGCTCGACAGCCTGTGGGCACAAAGCTTCGCCGATTTCGAAGTCATCGTCGTCGACGATTGTTCGACCGACGACACGCTCGACGTCTTGCGCGCCTGCCCCGATCCGCGCCTGCGCATCATCGCCGCCAAGCACAACGCCGGCCCGGTCCGCAGTCGGAACCGCGCCTTCGCCAAGGCACGCGGGCGGTACGTTGCCGGGCTCGACCAGGACGATATCTGCCTGCCGGAACGCTTTGCCCGCCAGGTCGCCTATCTCGATGCCCATCTCGACATCGTTCTGCTCGGGACCGCCGCCGCGATCCTGGAGGACGGCACGGTCACGTCGAGCATCAAATCGCCGGTCACAACACCACGGCTGGTCGAATGGCTCCTGCACATCGAAAATCCGCTGGTCTGGTCGACGGTGATGGTCCGCCGTAACGCCGTACCCGCAGGCGACTTTACGCGGCCCGATTTCCTCTATGCGGAGGATTTCGATCTCTACAATCGAATGGCGCGGATCGGCGGGATCGCACGGCTCGACGATCCGTCGCTTCTCTACCGCAAGCATGAGCGCGGCGCGTCGAAACGCTATGTCGATACGATGCAGGCCAGCGCAACGCGCGTGCTCGAGGAAAGCTATGCCGCCGCCGGTGCGCAGAACCCCTATGCCGATGCGCGGCTGATCGTCGATCATCTGATGCGCGGCACCCCCGTGCCCGATCGCATGACGCTCGAACGGCTGGGCGAACTGATCGGCGAACTGCAGGCCGACTTCCTCGCGAGCCGCGCGGTCGACGAGGAAAGCCTGGCGATGATCCGTTGGGAAACCGCGCTTCGTTGGGGCAAGGTCGTTCGCACCGCGCTCAAGGCGGGTACGATCGGCCTCGCCGCCGCGATGGCGGTACGCCCCGATCATCTCGGCATGGGCTATTCGAGCGTCGACGAACTGCTGACCGCCACCATGGTCGGCGGCGCGCGCAACGCCATCCGCCGCAACCGCGCGGCCTGACCCCCTTCCCGCGCGACCGCTTGACTGTCGCGCGGCTTTGTCGTCCGATGCCGCGCGGGGGGGGGATAAGCGATGGTGACAGGATCACGATGGCTCGTGCTGGCCTTGGCCGGATCGGCGATATCGGGCTGCGTATCGATGCGACCGACGATGACGAGCTTCTCGGTCGATTATAACCGCGTCGTCGCCGACACGCGCGACCGCATGATCCTGCTGAACGTCGTCCGATCGGCCTATCGCGAGCCGACCTATTATACCGCGTTCACGCAGATCGAGGGGAGTTTGAGCATGAGCGGGTCGGTCGGCGCGGATGCCGCCAACCTGATCGGCCCCGGCCCCGCATCGGTGACGCCCACCGTCAGCGGCAGCTTCGCCAACGCGCCGACCTTTGCGATCATCCCGCTCAACAGCGACGAATTCTCCAAAGGTATGCTCGCCCCGATCGGCCCAGACACGATCCGATTGTTCCTGTCGCAGGGCTGGCGTCCCAAGATGCTCGCGCCGCTGGTCGTGCAGAAGGTCGAATGTCTCTACCAGGATCAGGTGATCGGCGAAGTTCGCAACGAACCCGGCGGCTACACGCCGGGCGTGACCGCCGCATCGTTCGAGAAGATCGTGTTCTACACCGGACCGCTGGCGAAGGGCGATGTCTATACCGCCACCGTGCCGGGCAAGGATGCGATGAAGTTGCTGGCCGGCGGCGCGCTCGACAAGTTCGACATCACGGAGACCGCGTCGCCGATCGACCCGACGCTCACGACCGTCACGATGACCGCCAAGGCGGACCAGAACCTGGATGCGCGGCTGCCGCAGGAGTTCGCGTCGACGTGCCGGACGTTCCTGACTAAGCCCAATCGCGAGACCAGCAGCTTCAAGGGATTGGTGGAATCGACCGCCGAGGCGGTGAGCGTCAGCGGCCTGATCACCGCAGGCGGCGACCGGCGGCCGGATGCGCCGCGCAACGAGTTGTCGATGAACATCGTGTTTCGATCGACCGACGGCATCGTCTATTATCTCGGCGAGCGGCTGCGGGCGACGATGGAAGGCAAGATCCCTGACACCGATACCGACGGCGACGTGCTGTTCAGGGTCGGCCGCGACGTACCGGGCGCCGCCGCGGTCGCGATCGATCATCGCGGGTCGCGCTGGTCGATCTACGCATCGGACATCGGCGACCGCGAGGCTGGTTCGGGTGCGATCGTCGACCGATCGCTGCAGGTTATCGCCTTGCTCAACCAGCTCATTTCCGCGCAGACGAGCACCAAGGAATTCTCTCGCGCGCCGGCGACGGTGCGCGTGCGCTAGGCGAACGCAGCGAGGGCGCTCGCGGACATGCCCGCGCCGGCATCCGAGCGCGCAGGACGCGAAAAAGCCCGCGGTCGCTAGGACTCGCGGGCTTATTTGCGTGGTGGCGTTGGTTGCGGGGACAGGATTAATGCGCTGCAGTACGTTGTGTCGCGTATCGGCTTAGACGCACCCTAAACGTCACGATTCCGGAAACTATTCGCAAAGCGGCTGTTTCAACTGTCCGGAGAGTTGAAGCAGAGGTTGTTTTGGTAAAGCTGGCCAAGCCTGATCAGCATCCTCAAGCCGGATCTATATGTGGGGACCGCCAATGACGCTGCATCCTTCCAATCGGAAGGGTCTTGGAAGGGTCGATGGAATGGCGGGGGCGCAGTTTTCAGCGGGTTTGGAAGGGTTGGAAGGGTCTCTTACATTCTTCCGCACACATGCGCGCATGTGTGCGCGCAATCCTAAAACCCTTCCAATGCTTCCAACCTTCCAGATCAAGGAAAATATCAAAGTATTATCTGCTACTTATATGAATCTGTTTGGGGCCATATGCTTCCTCAAACCTTTCAACCTTGGAAGCTTTTCGACAAAGCGCAACGCACAAACGCCCCCGGTTGGGTCCTCTTGTCCTACTTAGCCGCAATGCGGTGCGGCAGCGCGTTGCGCGCGAAACTGATTGGTCTCAGACACATTCGTGTTTTTGATTGGCTTTATTGTTTCGCTATTTAACTCCCGGTCGTGACACGAGGATACCCTGTTGGTCAGTCAGCACCATTGG
It contains:
- a CDS encoding poly(R)-hydroxyalkanoic acid synthase subunit PhaE translates to MTSTDPAAMFREMLGEWEKMANSLGGGVAKSDEFTRFMHGATAAQMNNQEAVNAMMTRALAAANMPSRAEIEDLSARLARMEATLGRIEEKLGGPPERASRPKPSRTRKPPAAKG
- a CDS encoding DegT/DnrJ/EryC1/StrS family aminotransferase; amino-acid sequence: MAALRYPLIDPNPPRLSEHLDVLKRVEESGIYSNNGPELRAFEAEATAKLFDGQGACLGVGNATLGLMLAIRHAIGRAPGHGKLALMPVFTFAATAQAAEWCGLTPLLADIDPGDWTMCAAAEERLLQRHGDRIAAVIPYATFGTAIDLDRYAWLMRRYQVGVVIDAAASLGTIDAEGQGFGTGAPFAIVYSLHATKTFAVAEGGLIHCGDPAVIDELRRMGNFGFAGSRAATMPGLNAKMPEIVAAMARLKLAEIDRVVASRAEVETAYRDVMANVTLQQVAGERRATQFMPALLPVHVDRNRVIAALAAEGIGCGAYFSPHLGQQPWFRDHALAGPTPVADDVAARVISLPITDAMTPADARAIATQVDAIVAAQGISTRPSAIDSMLVIGGGPAGTALLTAASKQGKLADLAQAGLTIVERDDALGGGRLGRYAISSDSTAETFLSAVKDNPHPEIAALVDHPAARQVAKFAGALGVPLVDAGPLLRVTGDRLAQIVSANGGRVATGHEVIDARRQPDGGWSTRVRRLSDGAISDHRSTTIVIATGGHQPLNRLVGQHVAGVPLHQLADGKLMQSDELLALGGLDRAADVLRSKRNPKVVVIGGSTSALASVALMLRSRPGIAFGAGGITLLHRRPLRPFYHSAEAARADSFDDFTDDDICPVSGFVYRLGGFRLEARELVLRMLQVDGRAPDPRVASHLIGDNENAARRMIEDADLVIGALGYRPHALPLFDVAGQPIALAAHDGRPMVDPHCRVLDANDRPIPGVFGIGLAAGFVPWGRLGGEASFRGQANGLWLWQNDVGQMIVDQVLGEQERAVA
- a CDS encoding glycosyltransferase family 2 protein, giving the protein MNQPVVSVVMAAYNGADLIGETLDSLWAQSFADFEVIVVDDCSTDDTLDVLRACPDPRLRIIAAKHNAGPVRSRNRAFAKARGRYVAGLDQDDICLPERFARQVAYLDAHLDIVLLGTAAAILEDGTVTSSIKSPVTTPRLVEWLLHIENPLVWSTVMVRRNAVPAGDFTRPDFLYAEDFDLYNRMARIGGIARLDDPSLLYRKHERGASKRYVDTMQASATRVLEESYAAAGAQNPYADARLIVDHLMRGTPVPDRMTLERLGELIGELQADFLASRAVDEESLAMIRWETALRWGKVVRTALKAGTIGLAAAMAVRPDHLGMGYSSVDELLTATMVGGARNAIRRNRAA